The following proteins are co-located in the Penaeus monodon isolate SGIC_2016 chromosome 10, NSTDA_Pmon_1, whole genome shotgun sequence genome:
- the LOC119577606 gene encoding uncharacterized protein LOC119577606 has product MLRHLINKALTTIKNLFNKSLSSCRLPVAWKLANIQPIPKPGPQLTFRPISLLSCMNKSMERAILAYMIPRPHHHTFVFCKGMGTSENLTYIHNAIDGKDSIIVLDLEKAFELANKEATPSLLA; this is encoded by the coding sequence ATGCTCAGACATCTGATTAATAAGGCTCTCACTACTATCAAGAACCTCTTTAACAAGTCTCTTAGCTCATGTCGACTTCCAGTAGCCTGGAAACTGGCCAATATTCAACCTATTCCCAAACCCGGCCCTCAGCTAACTTTCAGACCCATTTCACTACTGTCTTGCATGAACAAATCCATGGAAAGGGCAATACTCGCTTATATGATACCACGCCCTCACCATCATACATTTGTCTTCTGTAAAGGTATGGGTACATCTGAAAATCTTACCTACATTCACAATGCCATCGATGGGAAAGATAGTATCATAGTCTTAGATTTAGAAAAAGCTTTTGAGCTAGCAAACAAGGAAGCAACACCCAGTTTACTTGCTTGA